Within Limanda limanda chromosome 17, fLimLim1.1, whole genome shotgun sequence, the genomic segment CTGTATCCTGTCATTTACAAATAGCACTTTCACCATTCAGCGTGATACGAACCGAGCATCTGCAGGTCGGCTCACGTTGTCTTATGGGAATCAAACTGTGACATTTGACTAAAGTTATGAACAGTGAGTCAGCTGCTAATCGACTGAAGTGTTTGCCCCTGAATCGATGGAGGAGATGTTTCAGCTTCCATCTCAGTAAATCAATCCACCTGTCCTGAGTGACAGGTCCtataaaacctgcagaaacatGAAACACATTCGTCTTGTTTGAAACTTGCACAGCTCGGCATTCCAGAGCCGAACAGAGGGTTTGAGGGAATAACTCTGATATTAAAGAACATTTAACGGAATAGaggatttaaaaacatgaaaaaacaagcaaaaagTGCTGTTTGTGAATTCCTACAACTTGAAACTACTTTATTGTCCTCAAAACCAGATTCAaatcaaatatgaatatatCATCATGTTGGGGTATTAGAATATGcctctttaaatgtttattaactTGAGTTATTTAGACTAAACTCACCAGCAGAGGGCTCCAGCAGATGCAGGAGGTGACCATGATGCCAACCAGCTGCACCACCATCTCCGTGTCATGGGACCTGGCCGAGCGGCGCTGGGAGCTGCACCTCTTCTTTAGCCGGGCTCGCACCAGCGTGATCCCACTGATGGTGTTACACACAAAGGCCATGGCCAGAGAACTCAGCGCCAGTCCAGAGAACAGCATCACAAAGGCCAGGTCCGTGGCCTCGGTGTCCTCCATCACCCGGATGAAGCACCACGTCCCTGGGTACTGGTAGGTGTAGGCCCCCAGGCTGAAGACGGGCAGCATGGCCACGCATAGCGCCAGCAGCCAGATGAGGGTCAGTGCCATTTTAGTCCGTGCTGTGGTCACCAGGCGTGCGTGTAGTAGAGGCCTGGTGACGCCCAGACAGCGCTCGGCAGCCATGGCACAACCCAGGAAAAGTGGGCACAGGCCGAAGAACACCATGCACCCCCCCAAAAACAGACACGGGGCATCGGGGTCCCCCTTGAATTTGGTGGTGTTCGGTGTGGAGACAGCAACTGCCGAGTATATCCTTAACACCAGGGCTCCGGGGATCACATGTCCAGCCAGGTCTGTCGCCACCAGGGAGCTGGCGAAGAGCAGGAACGTGGCCTTTGACCTGCGGCGGAAGCGGTTGTAAGCCTTGGCCAGAATGACCAGGGCCACCACGTTGAACAGGATGCCCAGAGTCATGCTGAGGCCTGCAGCCGTGGGGTTGTTGGGTGGACGCGTGTCGTTACGAGCGACGGCCTCCACCTCAGGCCCCATGGTGGTGTGGTTAGAGACGGGGGAGGGGGAGATATCACCTGAGGGGCTGTTGTATTGCATCGCCAGCATCACCACCGAGCCCCGGGCCCGATGTGGTTCCTCTGGCTGAGACGATTCTGAGAGGGAACAGGGAGCGGATCAGTGTGAGACAGGAAaactttattacattttatatttctctaAGATCCTGAACTGCAGCTCCCTCCCCCAATGTCTCAACCCCATCAACCTGGTATAACTAGTCTGATCGTGTATCTGTATGTACACTCATAAGGTTTGTGATGGGgcaataaaactataaaatagAACAAAAAGAGCCACTAACATTACAATAAATACAGCTATAACAAATACAGTTAACTTTAGAATCCAGAAGGAAATTCCTCTGCTATATTTTTCTCCTAAGTTACAataacaaaagaataaaaacaataaagaaataaagtatattacaatataacaaatgttttaaaagagAACTATAAGAAGTACATGAGGAggaaatgtatataaatattccagctacttttcttttcttggagAAAGAGCAACTAATCTACAAGTTGTTATTTCTTGTTACTGATTCCACTGTCATCCTTTTGACACCAGCCAAGattcaaagtgaaaacagatgTCAGTCAGATTAAATGACATTAGAACAAAGTGATTTAATAATGTCTTTTTCcgccaaaaaaacatttgatactgtctcttctccagctcctccttccCCCAAAATGATCCTGTGCAGTCTCAACATGTTGTCAAATACATCAACATCCAATCTGAGGTTTCGTTCGACCTTTGGTTCGAGTGTTGTCATCTCGGAGGGCGGGAGAAGCCCCTCCGGACAACATGACTCATCTCTTAAGCAGAACTAATTAGCTCTCAGCTCTGTCTGACATCTCCGGCCTCACTTTTCTCTGCACACCAGGCAAGTTCTGGCAGTTTCTGTTGACAGCGAGCGCATCGCATTCCTCAGAAACATGCAGTTACTGGGAAGCAGCAGCGAGGAATCATTAAATCCAGATCACAGCCCGGCGTACGTGCAAAGGGTGTCGGGGCAGAAATCCAGTGTTTATTTATATACGAGTCTGCAGGTGCTTTATAAGTCAACTTAAAATGAGATGATCAAATATTGCAAACATGTTAAACTATTTGTATTTGctgattttaaacatttaaaaaaaaaaaatgtaattcttcAATATGAATTGCAATATTCTACTAATTTAGTATTTGGTGCGTGTCATTGCATTTTAGAATCTTACTTAATGAATAATAAGGATAATACCTGATGATACATGTGAAATAATGACTCAGGCTTTATCTCTGTTGGTCCGTGCACGGTGAAGAAGCATTTCCCTTCCAGCGATCACATTTTTGACTCTATAACAACTTTTTTTCCATATTCTTTTGAAAAGTTTTCATGTTTTGAAGTCGGTGTTCtttataatatttcattttaacGCCCAAAAAAGAATGATGACTCCAGGGCAAAACCTTTGTGTTTTGAATCAGATAAAGATATTTAATCTGCCTTTGGAATAAGATTATGTTCAATAACAGAAGTGAAGCTGTTAAGACAAATGAGCTATAAATCACATGTATAATAATGACACTAAGGCACGGTCGGTGTTGGTCTGTAGGTTTAAGGAGCATTTTCCTTCCAGCTgtcacatttttatgttttaaagtgGGTGTTCCTCAAAGTATTAATATTTTCTGatttttaaaattgtaaaaaattaataaatctcCCAAGTGACCCCTTCAGAGAAGACGGGGTTTAATTTAGATAAAAGGTCTATAACCTACCTTTGGAATAATAAATCCATGGAGACAATCACGACCACTTTGATGAAGACAATGACTCATAACTGAAGCTGTGACTCGGATGAGGTCGCTCCTCACGTCCTCCCTTCACACGTCTTCTTCACCTGAACTGTTTCCTCATTATGCAACAGACACACTGTGCAGAAACTCCTCTCTCGGTGTTGAGCTGCCTCCTCCGTTTCATTGCACAAGCATGTCTCTGCTCCTGCTGGCCGCAGCCTGCTGCTTTTATACGCTGCAGCGCGCTCACATTCCCTCTGGGTGGCTCACTCAGTGAAAAGCCTGATTtccagtcagcagcagcagcagcggaggagcagagtgaaAGGGCCACTCAGAGAAATCCCAGAGCggaatatgaatatttaaaatccCGACTCCACCTCACAAACCAGTCAGAGGATGTAGCTCTTAAATATTAAGCCCATAATAACAACAACCTGTAGAGTTTCAAATCAAACACGCAGAGTCGCCTGAGGCTCCAGGAAAACACCCATTTAAAGATGTACTTTTATGAGCAGTGATTACGGCTTTTAACTCAAATATGTATGACTTCATACAACAACACCTCAGTCAGAAATAACATAAAGCCCAAACTGATCAAAGCCAGATCAGCGTCCTCAGTGTAAAGGCAGATTTCGGTGTTTGAAGCTGTTTGACATGAACTACTTGTATGTTTTACGGCTCTGGAGACTCATCTGATGTCTGTTAATTGTTTAGAAATGAAACCTGCTCCATCGAGCCTCATCTGTACAAACCTCAGAGGACCTGTGGTCAGCGCTCATCAATGGGAACCAGCTGTGCTCACGCCACTGCAAACATCTCTCTCAGTGTGTAGCTGCAGCTGGAAATGCAAATGGGTTCCCAGTTCTTCAGGAGACCCACCAGGCCGGTGCTGCTGgggctgcgggggggggggggacgtcgGGGTTTAATGCTCCAGGTCTCGCCCCAGGGAGGAAAAGCAAACTGATTCCTGATCAGCGCAGGGAGAATGAATACACGGATCAGTGCCACATCAGATTCCCGTCATCACTTCTCGGGCCATATCGCTAAATTCATCTGGAATTCCTCCTCCAGTGAGAGGTCGTCTTATTTCACTGTCCCCACATGTCCAAAGAGTATAACTAAAATAACATGTAGACAGGATCTGCTTGTACACAATGCAACTCTTTgtccgtacacacacacacacacacacacacactgcacctgTGTGTTGAAACACATCCTCTCTGACTGGCAAGGCAGCGATGCATGGCCCTGGctagtgtgtgtgcatctactcatgttgtgcgtgtgtgtgcgttgccAGAAcactttaatgaaaaaaatattgtttttgaaaGCTCACATTCAAGTCCAGGTTGTACATCGCCTGTGTGCGTCTGTTCCTACACGCATTTACAGAAAGAGTCAGCCAGTGGAGCCATTAGGAACAGGTGGAGCCGAGGTTAATGCATCCCTCTCTGTTGTGCTATAAAACTCAGAGCCTGGATAAAATCAACACCTGATCCAGCTGAACCGAGGAACCAGCCGGAGCTCGTGAAAGGAAAAGCAGCATCTGGGCGAGTGATCTATTGAGAGGAGACGCCATTAGGATTAAAAGGCAGGAAGTCAATTAGAAGgcaggagagaaacaaaatatATCCCATTTAATAAACACACAGCTTCAGCCACGGAAGCATTTAAAGACATAAAAGTCCTTTCTTTAGTGTGATGACAGAAAAAGATGTTTCCACGTCGGCTCAGGAGGTGAAGTGGGTTCGAGGGGGTTGATAATTTATTGCCAAGAAGGTTTTACACATACAGGAATCTGCCGTTGTATGTGCTGAGCATAAGTATACAAATATGAAAGTAAACAATACACAACAGTGTATAAACATCATAAACACAGTATGAATAATAGATATTTACACAATGACCGTTACTGGCCACGGAGAGTTCAAATGTAACAATCACATTCTTCAAAGTGATGGAATCCTGGTTCTTATTGATGAGGTCGGCTGCAGTTTGGGCAGAAGACTGGAAAAGCTGCAACATAAACACAGTGAATAGATGTGAAAACATATCTTTAAAGATTTCCATTGTTCATGTTTATGTGATTGGAACCGATACAATAATTGCAAAACATTGATCCACTGCACTGCAGCTGCTATCTCACTGAGCTGatgcagacagacagtttcCATTAGAAATGTAAAAGCTAACATGTTTgaatcaaagaaaaaaaggtgaaaGAGTCTTTAAGTGTCTGATTCACTTGGCTGCAAACGTCTTTTTCCAGGTCCgtctgtgctgttgtgtgtctgcagacacGATCCTGAAAACGCCGTCGCTGGCTCGGCTGCTCAGTCGCTCAGCGTGGCAGAGGAAAGAGCTCCTCCGAGATCCTCGgccttctcctccgtctcctcacTACACATGGAGGCTATTTACTCGTGCAGCCATGCTGATTGCGTATTTTAATTTGCACCAAAGGGACACATCGTAAAACTGGAAACCACACAGCAAAACAGCTGTAAATAAGTTTTACGAGAGGATTTGTGTTGTACGCCGCACCGGACGACAACATTCGGTTCAACCAACGCAACAAATGTTCCAGCTTTGCAAGAAAACCACTCTCACCTGGTGGAGACCGCTCAAACACAGAGAGCACGATCTTGTCTGACAGTGGACGCCTCCTTCATTACACAGGAATCTTGGATCGGACTGGTGCTGCCCAGGGCTCAGCAACAAACCCAGTTCAGCAGCAACACTTCATGGGAAAAGCTGTGTGCTCCTGCAGGGTCATCATGTTTGCAACACTTCCatattttgtggttttattcAAAAGGCCAATTCCCCCTGTtgcacatttttcatttttccatgTGACTCAGTTTGTCTAATACAACTCTTAATTGTGCGACTGTTTCGAGTGAgaatccacagcagcagaagaagaagaagaacacgaccggctgcagtttgtttgttttgcacc encodes:
- the LOC133023416 gene encoding prostaglandin E2 receptor EP1 subtype-like; the encoded protein is MLAMQYNSPSGDISPSPVSNHTTMGPEVEAVARNDTRPPNNPTAAGLSMTLGILFNVVALVILAKAYNRFRRRSKATFLLFASSLVATDLAGHVIPGALVLRIYSAVAVSTPNTTKFKGDPDAPCLFLGGCMVFFGLCPLFLGCAMAAERCLGVTRPLLHARLVTTARTKMALTLIWLLALCVAMLPVFSLGAYTYQYPGTWCFIRVMEDTEATDLAFVMLFSGLALSSLAMAFVCNTISGITLVRARLKKRCSSQRRSARSHDTEMVVQLVGIMVTSCICWSPLLIFGVMSAMRSYSGSLSSDRDTYRALMVTGVRMATCNQILDPWVYILLRRAILRKIYRITKKQASFKGSTFRTTRWDVSSFQNSEKSSVNKT